The region TGCTATTGCATCTTTGGAAGCAGGATGTAGCATAAGTAGAAGTATTACTAATATGAAGATGGGATTTATAGAAAAATGTAAGCTTCCTGAAAATCCGGGAACAATAACAAAAGCCGGAAAAATTACCGTAGCTTTACAAAAAGACGACACAGGACTAAGTTATTATGTAATAAATAGAGGAGTTACTTCTTTTGTAAGTCCTACTACTATAAAACAAAGAAGATTTAGCAAAATAAAAGTAGTGAGAACTTTATTAATGGTAACGGAGGATCTTAAAAAAACTTGGGATATTTATAAAGGAGCAAGAAATAACAATTACACGCAAAAAATGGCTTTAATAAACGCTATAAATGCTTATACAAATTCCTTAATGGAGCAAGGAATATTAGACTCTGAATATCCCAATGAATTTGATATTGACATAGCGGAACATAAAAGAATTCTTATGACAGAAAGAAATATGACAAGAGAACAAGTGGATAAATTAAGTATTTCTGAAATCCGAAGAATAAATACAATTGATAGAGTGTATATTTTGTGTGAACAGCTAATGCCTGTTGATGCGATGGAAGATTTTTACGGAAAAGCAATAATAAGAAGTTAGGAGGAATAATTAATGGATAATATATTTAAACCCCAGCAAGTTATGTCCGGATCATATGGAACTTGTATGATAAATGGGGAAGTGATAGCGGAAGTTTTTGAATGGACGGCACAAATTAAAGTAGATAGAAAAGAAATAAAACTTCCCGGTGGACAAATGGGGAAAAAAATAACTGGGCAATCTGGCGAAGGAACCTTGAAAAGATATAAATTAAATTCCAAATGGACTACTTATTTTGAAAAACTAAAAGACGGAAAAGAAGTTTTATTTGAGTTATATTTGGAAGTTAATGATCCTGATGCTTCAGGAGCAGAAGCTATAAAAATATCCGAGTGTTGGAACGACGAAGGATATGAATTTTCTGCTAAACACGGAGAAGAAATAACTGAAGAACTAAAATTTGGATTTATAGCTAACAAATTAAAATCTGTTGAAAGGGCATAGTATGGATTTAAAAAAATTAATAGAAGAAAGAGAGAAA is a window of Leptotrichia sp. OH3620_COT-345 DNA encoding:
- a CDS encoding phage tail tube protein, translating into MDNIFKPQQVMSGSYGTCMINGEVIAEVFEWTAQIKVDRKEIKLPGGQMGKKITGQSGEGTLKRYKLNSKWTTYFEKLKDGKEVLFELYLEVNDPDASGAEAIKISECWNDEGYEFSAKHGEEITEELKFGFIANKLKSVERA
- a CDS encoding phage tail sheath C-terminal domain-containing protein; the encoded protein is MNGSPKFVLEIEERAATAIQRSQQGVLGIILFDSTKDEEIYKYANALEVLQADWTDKNFKYLRNLAFVGGPYKVVVRRIKTEERTTINLSKILYELENEVDSFVIPEATEDETDGLISYAKQRHNVETGKLAVDFNQASFFTFVASDKNPDHHAIINNDIDEVTVSGTQYTKSEFALAIASLEAGCSISRSITNMKMGFIEKCKLPENPGTITKAGKITVALQKDDTGLSYYVINRGVTSFVSPTTIKQRRFSKIKVVRTLLMVTEDLKKTWDIYKGARNNNYTQKMALINAINAYTNSLMEQGILDSEYPNEFDIDIAEHKRILMTERNMTREQVDKLSISEIRRINTIDRVYILCEQLMPVDAMEDFYGKAIIRS